In Oscillatoria acuminata PCC 6304, a single window of DNA contains:
- a CDS encoding trifunctional serine/threonine-protein kinase/ATP-binding protein/sensor histidine kinase, with translation MSLALSGYQIGQAIYTGARTLVYQGQRESDNKLVIIKFFSAQYPTFGELLQFRNQYTIAKNLDIPGIVQPLSLERLGNSYALVMEDWGGLSLSQYCQQQSLNLADMLDVALQLATILHNLHQQRVIHKDIKPANVLIHPESKQVKLIDFSIASLLPKETQEIQNPNILEGTLAYLAPEQTGRMNRGIDYRADFYALGVTLYQLLSGQLPFESDDPLELLHCHIAKVPVPVEQVNPSVPGMVGAIVAKLMAKNAEDRYQSALGLQHDLEQCLTQWQETGEISEFELGERDLSDRFNIPEKLYGRETEVQALLKAFERVSQGASELMLVAGFSGIGKTAVVNEVHKPITQQKGYFIKGKFDQFNRNIPLSAFVQALRDLMGQLLCESDAQLAQWQARILDAVGENGQVLIEVIPELEQVMGQQPAAPELSGSAVQNRFNLLFQKFIQVFTTAAHPLTIFLDDLQWADAASLQLLKVLMDDNGYLLVLGAYRDNEVSPAHPLMLTIAELKQANFTVNTITLTPLSLEHTNRLIADTLKCDQALAKPLTELVDRKTQGNPFFTTQFLKALHEDGYISFDQDRGYWQCDMVQVNALALTDDVVEFMALQLQKLSAETQQILKLAACIGNQFDLATLAIVFEQSPTETAIALWKALQEGLIVPTTQVYKFFQSEETEQVGGENSVNPIYRFLHDRVQQAAYSQIPENQKQSTHFSIGQLLLANLSGTKREDRLFEIVNHLNLSRGLLTQASQKEELAQLNGLAGTKAKAATAYTSALAYTTAGIELLSSDCWESQYDLSFSLSKERAEVEYLNGNFAKAEEWLHLTIDKAKTALEKAEVYNMAIMQYTLQAKYPEAIQAGRQALALVNIDLPEVDLDTIRDKELAIIQATLCDRPFMELANLPLMAQPEQKMAIKLLISMGPPTYRSHQTLWSVICAKAMNLCLQYGNTPEIGYIYPAFGGLRGYALNNYQGTGELLKVTLQLIQSFNNKSAESIAYLMIGSSLRHWSDPLSQASEDYLSSYRVGLESSNLQYAAYAFGHNMYCRFYQSVGLELLFREVGESLAFSQKYKNQWAIDLFLGGQIILSEFMGMPFGLRESDYLAQCRQHKNSQVICIFNILKSQLLLFFDRVEDAYYYGQQAEAEIINVAPQGLLPYAYHCFIYALLLIARYSSLSKTEQLSSWEKISQYQRQLEIWSNNNRVNFLHLCCLVKAESARLFGNYAEAIENYDRAIASAKAHGFIQEEALANELAAKFYLDWGKEKVAVGYMQDAYYCYTRWGAKAKVDDLETRYPQLLQPILQSANQPLTLLETLATIAAPAYSIHATSSKNTSSSSINQTLDFAALLQISQTFASTIALDELLQTLTQTMLENSGADQCVLILCEESQWQVRVMANLEQVTLQSVPLENNPSVPFKLIQYVKNTVTTVAIDDLKTDLPVIDDYLYHHQPKSVLCLPILNQGNLRAILYLENCSTRGVFTGDRILILNFLCTQAAISLENASLYQKAQNYAQQLEQSQLQIVQSEKMASLGNLVAGVAHEVNNPIGFLNGSINNATDYVQDLLDYIALYQQHHPNPATPVQEKAESIDLEYLCEDLPKVLNSMQGATDRIKSISTSLRTFSRADTEYKVSANLHEGIDSTLLILKYRLKANQFRPAIQVITNYGRIPSITCFPGQLNQVFMNILANAIDMFDEMAQTRSFAELAANPQQITIGTVARENQMQISIRDNGQGMSKAVKARIFDHLFTTKAVGKGTGLGLAIARQIVVETHGGRLQVNSQIGQGTEFVISLPQH, from the coding sequence ATGAGCCTAGCACTATCGGGTTATCAGATTGGACAAGCTATCTACACAGGTGCGAGAACCCTTGTCTATCAAGGACAGCGAGAATCTGACAATAAATTGGTCATTATTAAGTTCTTCAGCGCCCAATATCCCACTTTTGGTGAACTGTTACAGTTTCGCAATCAATATACGATCGCCAAAAACCTTGATATTCCAGGGATTGTGCAACCCTTGAGCCTGGAACGCCTGGGTAATAGCTATGCCTTAGTCATGGAAGATTGGGGTGGGTTGTCCTTAAGCCAATATTGTCAGCAGCAGTCGCTTAATCTAGCTGATATGTTGGATGTTGCCCTCCAACTCGCCACCATCCTCCACAACCTGCACCAGCAGCGAGTCATCCACAAAGACATCAAACCCGCCAATGTCCTGATCCATCCCGAATCTAAACAAGTCAAGCTCATCGATTTTAGTATTGCTTCTTTGTTGCCGAAGGAAACCCAGGAAATCCAGAACCCGAATATCTTAGAAGGGACTTTGGCTTATCTCGCGCCTGAACAAACGGGACGGATGAATCGTGGTATTGATTATCGTGCTGATTTCTATGCTTTGGGCGTGACCCTGTATCAACTGTTGAGTGGTCAGTTGCCGTTTGAGTCTGATGACCCCCTGGAATTGCTGCATTGTCATATCGCCAAAGTACCTGTACCCGTTGAGCAGGTGAATCCGTCGGTGCCTGGGATGGTTGGGGCGATCGTGGCGAAACTGATGGCGAAAAATGCTGAAGACCGCTATCAGAGTGCCTTAGGACTTCAGCATGATTTGGAGCAATGTTTGACCCAGTGGCAAGAAACAGGTGAGATATCAGAGTTTGAATTAGGTGAGCGAGATTTGAGCGATCGCTTCAATATCCCTGAAAAACTCTACGGTCGAGAAACCGAGGTTCAAGCATTACTCAAAGCCTTTGAGCGAGTGTCCCAGGGTGCATCCGAACTGATGCTGGTGGCGGGATTCTCCGGGATTGGCAAAACTGCCGTAGTCAATGAAGTCCACAAACCGATTACGCAGCAAAAAGGCTACTTTATCAAAGGTAAATTTGACCAGTTCAATCGCAACATTCCCCTTTCGGCTTTTGTCCAGGCATTACGGGATTTAATGGGGCAATTGCTCTGTGAATCCGATGCTCAATTAGCCCAATGGCAGGCTCGGATTCTCGACGCAGTGGGCGAAAACGGGCAAGTTTTGATTGAAGTGATTCCCGAATTAGAGCAGGTCATGGGTCAACAGCCAGCAGCACCCGAACTGTCCGGCAGTGCTGTACAGAATCGCTTTAATTTGTTGTTCCAGAAGTTTATTCAGGTTTTTACCACTGCCGCCCATCCCTTGACAATCTTTCTGGATGACTTGCAATGGGCCGATGCAGCGTCGCTGCAGTTGCTGAAAGTCTTGATGGATGACAACGGCTATCTACTGGTGTTGGGAGCTTATCGAGATAATGAAGTCTCACCGGCCCATCCGTTGATGCTGACGATCGCGGAATTGAAACAAGCCAATTTTACCGTCAACACGATTACCCTAACTCCCTTAAGCCTAGAGCATACGAATCGTTTGATTGCGGATACCTTGAAGTGCGATCAAGCGTTGGCAAAACCCTTGACAGAACTGGTCGATCGCAAAACCCAGGGCAATCCCTTTTTTACGACCCAGTTTCTCAAGGCGTTGCATGAAGATGGATACATTTCTTTCGATCAAGATAGGGGCTATTGGCAATGTGATATGGTTCAAGTTAATGCTCTCGCCCTCACGGATGATGTGGTGGAGTTTATGGCATTGCAATTGCAGAAGTTATCAGCAGAAACTCAACAGATCCTAAAACTTGCGGCTTGTATCGGGAACCAGTTTGATTTAGCAACCTTGGCGATCGTCTTTGAGCAATCCCCAACTGAAACGGCGATCGCGCTGTGGAAAGCCTTACAAGAGGGCTTGATTGTACCGACAACCCAGGTTTATAAGTTCTTTCAGTCAGAAGAAACAGAGCAGGTAGGTGGAGAGAATTCCGTCAATCCTATCTATCGATTTCTGCACGATCGCGTTCAACAAGCAGCGTATTCTCAAATTCCTGAAAATCAGAAACAGTCTACTCATTTTTCGATTGGTCAGTTGCTTTTAGCCAATTTATCAGGTACAAAGCGAGAGGATCGCTTATTTGAAATCGTCAATCATCTCAACCTCAGTCGAGGATTGCTAACTCAAGCCTCTCAAAAAGAAGAACTCGCCCAGCTTAATGGGTTAGCCGGAACCAAAGCCAAAGCTGCCACTGCCTATACCAGTGCTTTGGCATATACTACGGCTGGAATAGAGTTGTTGTCCTCTGATTGCTGGGAATCTCAGTATGATCTCAGCTTTTCCCTCTCTAAAGAACGGGCGGAAGTGGAGTATTTAAACGGCAATTTTGCCAAGGCAGAGGAGTGGCTACATCTGACGATAGACAAGGCCAAGACCGCGCTGGAAAAAGCTGAAGTTTACAACATGGCGATCATGCAATATACGCTGCAAGCTAAGTATCCAGAAGCGATTCAAGCAGGTCGTCAAGCTCTGGCTTTGGTGAATATTGATCTGCCTGAAGTCGATTTAGATACAATCCGGGATAAAGAACTAGCAATCATTCAAGCCACCTTGTGCGATCGCCCGTTTATGGAACTGGCGAATTTGCCACTCATGGCGCAACCGGAGCAAAAGATGGCAATTAAGCTCTTAATTAGTATGGGACCGCCCACCTATCGATCGCACCAAACACTTTGGTCTGTGATTTGTGCCAAAGCCATGAATTTATGCTTGCAATATGGCAACACGCCAGAAATTGGTTATATCTACCCTGCTTTTGGTGGTTTACGGGGATACGCACTCAATAATTATCAGGGAACTGGAGAATTGCTCAAGGTCACACTCCAGCTAATCCAGTCCTTTAACAATAAATCTGCTGAGAGTATTGCTTACTTGATGATTGGTAGCTCTTTGCGGCATTGGTCAGATCCACTCTCTCAAGCAAGCGAAGATTATCTCTCCTCTTACCGAGTCGGTTTAGAATCCAGTAATTTGCAATATGCCGCTTATGCATTTGGGCATAATATGTATTGCCGCTTCTATCAAAGCGTTGGCTTAGAACTGCTATTTCGGGAGGTCGGAGAATCTTTAGCCTTCAGTCAGAAATACAAAAATCAGTGGGCGATCGACTTGTTTTTGGGTGGACAGATCATTCTCAGTGAATTCATGGGGATGCCGTTTGGTTTAAGGGAGTCAGACTATCTAGCGCAGTGTCGCCAGCATAAAAACTCGCAAGTCATTTGTATTTTTAATATTTTGAAAAGCCAATTGCTGTTATTTTTTGATCGAGTCGAAGATGCCTATTATTATGGTCAGCAAGCCGAGGCAGAAATTATTAACGTTGCTCCCCAAGGGTTACTCCCCTATGCCTATCATTGCTTTATTTATGCCCTGTTACTGATTGCCCGCTATTCTAGTCTCTCGAAAACTGAGCAGTTAAGCAGTTGGGAAAAGATTTCTCAGTATCAGCGGCAATTAGAAATTTGGTCGAATAATAACAGGGTCAATTTTCTGCATCTTTGCTGTCTAGTTAAAGCGGAAAGCGCTCGACTTTTTGGCAATTATGCAGAGGCGATCGAGAACTATGATCGGGCGATCGCGAGTGCTAAAGCCCACGGTTTTATCCAAGAAGAAGCCCTCGCCAACGAACTCGCCGCTAAATTCTACCTGGACTGGGGTAAAGAAAAAGTCGCCGTAGGCTATATGCAAGACGCCTACTACTGCTATACCCGTTGGGGAGCCAAAGCCAAAGTCGATGATTTAGAAACACGCTATCCCCAATTGCTGCAACCCATCCTGCAATCGGCCAACCAACCCCTCACTCTTTTAGAAACCCTGGCAACGATCGCGGCTCCTGCCTACTCCATCCATGCCACCTCCAGTAAAAATACATCCAGCAGCAGCATCAACCAAACCCTCGATTTTGCGGCCCTGCTGCAAATTTCTCAGACCTTCGCCAGCACGATCGCCCTGGATGAACTGCTGCAAACCCTGACCCAGACCATGCTCGAAAACTCTGGAGCAGACCAGTGCGTTTTGATACTTTGTGAAGAAAGCCAATGGCAGGTGCGAGTCATGGCGAACCTGGAGCAGGTGACATTGCAATCTGTACCCCTAGAGAATAACCCTAGCGTTCCCTTCAAGTTGATCCAGTATGTAAAAAACACGGTGACGACGGTGGCGATCGACGACCTCAAGACAGACCTGCCCGTGATTGACGATTACCTGTATCACCATCAGCCTAAGAGCGTTCTGTGTTTACCAATTCTCAATCAGGGCAATTTACGCGCCATTCTATATCTGGAAAATTGCTCGACCCGTGGCGTATTCACCGGCGATCGCATCCTGATTCTCAACTTCCTGTGCACCCAAGCTGCTATTTCCCTCGAAAATGCCAGCCTCTACCAAAAAGCCCAAAACTATGCCCAACAATTGGAACAATCCCAGTTGCAAATTGTCCAAAGCGAGAAAATGGCATCCCTAGGGAACTTAGTCGCTGGGGTGGCTCACGAAGTTAACAACCCGATTGGCTTCCTCAACGGCAGTATCAACAATGCCACAGACTATGTACAAGATCTGCTGGACTATATTGCCTTATATCAACAACATCACCCTAATCCAGCAACTCCCGTTCAAGAAAAAGCCGAAAGCATCGATTTGGAATATCTCTGCGAAGATTTACCCAAGGTGCTCAACTCGATGCAAGGGGCAACGGATCGCATCAAATCCATCAGCACCAGCCTCCGTACCTTCTCCCGCGCTGATACGGAATACAAGGTGAGTGCGAATCTGCATGAGGGCATTGACAGTACCCTACTGATTTTGAAATATCGCCTCAAGGCTAATCAGTTTCGTCCGGCGATCCAGGTCATCACTAACTATGGTAGAATACCGTCGATCACCTGTTTCCCGGGACAACTGAACCAGGTGTTTATGAATATTCTCGCTAATGCGATCGATATGTTTGATGAGATGGCACAAACCCGATCATTTGCTGAACTAGCAGCGAATCCGCAACAGATTACGATTGGCACGGTGGCGAGGGAAAATCAAATGCAAATTTCAATTCGGGATAATGGCCAAGGCATGAGCAAAGCGGTAAAAGCCAGGATCTTTGACCATTTGTTCACGACTAAAGCCGTGGGAAAAGGAACGGGTCTCGGATTGGCGATCGCCCGTCAAATTGTCGTTGAGACCCACGGGGGTCGATTACAAGTCAACTCTCAAATCGGTCAAGGGACAGAATTTGTGATTAGCCTGCCCCAGCATTAA